The following coding sequences lie in one bacterium genomic window:
- the lepB gene encoding signal peptidase I — MFGLKKRNRVGQVRPPARKRHVVVEYIRSIGSALLIALVLRQFIFQAFRIPTGSMLETLQIGDFLFVNKFLYGAKSPDRIRIPLVNWTLIDGLPVLKLPALREPRQGDIIVFEYPRDRNLDYIKRCVAVAGDSVAVREGVLYVNGKVYESNLGQYGGDHSCIPTWTDPESCPPPRAKKDQGSYVRNARNHSFPWKACPIPTWCPPATSS; from the coding sequence ATGTTCGGGTTGAAGAAGCGCAACCGCGTCGGCCAGGTCCGTCCGCCCGCACGCAAGCGCCACGTGGTCGTGGAGTACATCCGCTCGATCGGGTCGGCGCTGCTCATCGCGCTCGTGCTCAGGCAGTTCATCTTCCAGGCTTTCCGCATCCCCACCGGTTCGATGCTCGAGACGCTGCAGATCGGCGATTTCCTGTTCGTGAACAAGTTCCTCTACGGCGCCAAGAGCCCCGACCGCATCCGCATTCCACTGGTGAACTGGACGTTGATCGACGGCCTGCCGGTGTTGAAGCTGCCGGCGCTCCGCGAGCCGCGGCAGGGCGACATCATCGTCTTCGAGTACCCGCGCGACCGGAACCTCGACTACATCAAGCGCTGCGTGGCCGTCGCCGGCGACAGCGTGGCTGTTCGCGAGGGCGTGCTCTACGTGAACGGCAAGGTCTACGAGAGCAATCTCGGCCAGTACGGCGGCGACCATTCCTGCATCCCCACCTGGACCGACCCGGAAAGCTGCCCGCCGCCGCGCGCGAAGAAGGACCAGGGTTCCTACGTGCGCAACGCGCGCAACCACAGCTTCCCCTGGAAGGCCTGCCCAATCCCTACGTGGTGCCCGCCGGCCACATCTTCATGA